One Anthonomus grandis grandis chromosome 14, icAntGran1.3, whole genome shotgun sequence DNA window includes the following coding sequences:
- the LOC126744495 gene encoding membrane alanyl aminopeptidase-like, giving the protein MRLIIIPFIVCWIVRTIAQDDDPYRLPPNYIVNHYDIDLTIPEETLTTSTNNNYSGYVEIIFQVTVQTSEVKLHSGFKNIQLLSIQLDSETHLTSEQYQVNSTTDILTLQFKTDLVVGKNYTLKIAFNAKLLTSGGFYKASYTDTDGIVQYIATTQFEATNARFAFPCFDEPRYKATFAYNLTYPANMTALTNTPSMKNISNADNTITTIFGTSPKMPVYLVAFIISKYTCTEGDLEGSSEFKHHICSREDKESARNWSMYVTPKVIDHLNSYTQYNYTNALSKLDQVAVSGKSGAMENWGLILYSESGLLFDNTLQTNANKQSITAVIAHELAHQWFGNLVTCKWWSETFLNEGFATMFEYYTANAVVPELEMEKQFVIRILQYVMTLQGSLNVPALRSNASTPAEISAKFGTYTYYKGGSVLRMIEHIVGRLNFKSGLQKYLLDNAFEPVEPQDLWDALEGVIENSIPNLPVGVNLTTVVDNWINKGGYPVINITLLGTNVILTQQRFLYSGTDNENSSWYVPISYSTADFNLYNENTDPIGWVTPTNPYIISGFSNSSNWIVINNQQTGFYRVNYDTTLWNNLATALLQTNFSGIHELNRAQIIDDSNQLAKAGYLSYSQVLRNTEFLANDTSYFSWYPATSLFWYLLQKTGSMTTLGAALTQHFLQLISNAADSVPLETVNEDAHIYTLNQILINTYACKFGNNKCATAAKLLFKNYKDTYERPNINIRSVVYCNGIRHSEDSEADWNFLYKQYQNSSVSQDSSTIWSALGCATNTTILRTFLSKILTSDGIITSSQYTSIFSTINNGNEIGVDTALEFFIENYRDIISRYNSSGLSVNEVLAGFGSTFTKISQIQKLESFLSSAENLTDSITESVKSAIATAKSNQEIINQHTSALYTYFGLSDDETSSTSTSTTTLSTTSSVSSTTTTSTTSSTSSGTSSTASPDTSGTESLSKNTCSLWLLFIFVSTVFRN; this is encoded by the exons gtgacAGTGCAAACATCAGAAGTGAAATTGCACTCcggttttaaaaatatccagCTTCTTTCAATTCAGTTAGACTCCGAAACCCATCTAACTAGCGAGCAGTACCAAGTAAACAGTACAACCGATATTCTTACGCTACAGTTTAAAACTGATCTTGTAGTTGGTAAaaattataccttaaaaattGCATTCAATGCGAAGTTATTAACTTCAG GTGGTTTTTATAAAGCTTCGTATACAGATACAGATGGAATTGTGCAATATATCGCCACCACCCAATTTGAAGCCACCAATGCTAGATTTGCATTTCCCTGTTTTGATGAGCCCCGATATAAAGCAACATTTGCTTATAATCTGACCTATCCAGCAAATATGACTGCTTTAACTAACACGCCTTCCatgaaaaatatatcaaatgc AGATAACACTATAACAACCATATTTGGGACGTCACCTAAAATGCCAGTGTACCTAGTAGCATTCATCATATCCAAATATACGTGCACTGAAGGAGATTTAGAAG GTTCATCTGAATTTAAACATCACATATGCTCAAGAGAAGATAAAGAGTCGGCCAGGAACTGGAGTATGTATGTAACCCCCAAAGTAATTGATCATCTTAACTCTTATACTCAATATAATTATACAAATGCTTTGAGCAAATTGGATCAGGTGGCGGTATCAGGTAAATCTGGAGCTATGGAGAATTGGGGTCTCATTCTTTATAG TGAATCAGGTTTATTATTTGATAATACCTTGCAAACAAATGCCAATAAGCAAAGTATTACAGCTGTCATTGCGCATGAGCTTGCTCACCAATGGTTTGGAAACCTTGTTACTTGTAAGTGGTGGtcagaaacatttttaaatgaggGATTTGCCACGATGTTTGAATATTATACAGCAAACGCA GTAGTTCCTGAACTAGAAATGGAAAAACAGTTTGTCATAAGGATTTTACAATATGTTATGACTCTCCAGGGAAGCTTAAATGTACCAGCATTAAGATCCAATGCTTCAACACCTGCAGAAATCTCTGCTAAATTTGGCACCTATACTTACTATAAAGGCGGAAGTGTTTTAAGGATGATTGAACATATTGTAGGAAGATTAAACTTTAAAAGTGGATTACAAAAGTATTTGCTTGATAA TGCTTTTGAACCTGTTGAACCTCAAGACTTATGGGATGCTTTGGAAGGCGTAATTGAGAATAGTATACCTAATTTGCCCGTAGGAGTTAATCTCACAACTGTTGTAGATAATTGGATTAACAAAGGGGGATATCCCGTAATCAATATCACTTTATTGGGTACAAACGTAATACTTACACAg caacGGTTTTTATATAGCGGTACTGATAATGAAAATAGTTCGTGGTATGTGCCAATCAGCTATTCAACAGCAGATTTCAATTTATATAACGAAAATACTGATCCTATTGGCTGGGTTACTCCTACGAATCCATATATTATATCTGGATTTTCTAATAGTAGCAACTGGATTGTGATAAATAATCAGCAGACTG GATTCTATCGCGTAAATTATGATACGACCTTGTGGAACAACTTAGCTACCGCGTTATTGCAAACAAACTTCTCAGGAATACATGAGTTAAATAGAGCACAAATTATCGATGACTCTAATCAGCTTGCCAAAGCTGGGTATCTATCTTACAGCCAAGTATTAAGGAACACCGAATTTTTAGCTAATGATACGTCATATTTTTCATGGTATCCTGCGACAAGCCTCTTTTGGTATTTACTGCAAAAGACTGGTAGTATGACTACACTGGGGGCAGCGTTGACA CAACATTTTTTGCAATTGATAAGTAATGCAGCTGACTCAGTACCTCTCGAGACAGTTAATGAGGATGCCCACATTTAtactttaaatcaaattttaattaatacttaTGCTTGCAAATTTGGCAATAATAAATGTGCAACAGCCGCTAagcttttgtttaaaaattacaaggatACCTATGAAAG gccaaatattaatataaggTCAGTAGTGTATTGTAATGGAATAAGACATAGTGAAGACTCAGAAGCTGATTGGAACTTCTTATATAAGCAATATCAAAATTCTTCGGTTTCTCAGGATTCTTCTACCATTTGGTCTGCTTTGGGTTGTGCAACAAATACAACTATTTTAAGAAC gTTCTTATCAAAAATTCTAACAAGTGATGGCATTATTACTTCATCTCAATATACATCTATTTTTTCCACTATTAATAATGGCAATGAAATTGGAGTAGATACAGCTCTCGAGTTTTTTATTGAGAACTATCGAGACATTATTAGCAG ATATAATTCTTCCGGCTTATCTGTTAATGAGGTTCTAGCTGGTTTTGGATCaacatttactaaaatttcACAAATACAAAAG cTTGAGAGCTTTTTAAGTTCAGCAGAAAATTTGACAGATAGCATAACTGAATCAGTAAAAAGCGCAATAGCCACTGCCAAAAGTAATCAAGAAATCATTAACCAACATACAAGCGCATTGTATACCTACTTTGGGTTAAGCGATGATGAAACGAGTTCCACTTCTACTTCAACTACAACTCTATCCACTACGTCATCTGTTTCTTCAACAACTACTACCTCAACAACTAGTTCAACATCTTCAGGCACTAGCTCAACAGCTTCACCTGATACTAGTGGTACAGAGAGTCTTTCAAAGAATACGTGTAGTTTATGgctattatttatatttgttagtACAGTTTTTCGtaattga